Proteins encoded within one genomic window of Hermetia illucens chromosome 2, iHerIll2.2.curated.20191125, whole genome shotgun sequence:
- the LOC119647951 gene encoding LOW QUALITY PROTEIN: leucine-rich repeat-containing protein 15 (The sequence of the model RefSeq protein was modified relative to this genomic sequence to represent the inferred CDS: substituted 1 base at 1 genomic stop codon) — MNELNWIYRTRHIVYSLSIVLILLAVIGRTTGLANCPIGCKCDDETLVVKCGEGHLDVLPIALNPSIQRLVIKNNKIKTIDSSIQFYAELTFLDLSYNHLMNIPQRTFAYQRKLQELHLNHNKLGAINNFTFMGLQSLTVLNLRGNYLDELERGVFSQLTKLEELNLGANRISKIDPTAFNGLVNLRVLYLDDNTLTSIPTPTFQAMPSLAELFLGSNSFQTIQKEAFVDLKGLSRLDLKTAGLYNISHESLKGLEGLRILDLSDNRLNRIPTVELSTLTRLEELTLGQNVFEVVPEGAFVGLTSLKKLDISGGLNLKRIESGAFGTNTNLETLIIASNKILTEVQEGALSGLPHLKHVTLRDNALATLQEGLFQWNDLHTLDLSENDISCDCRILWLRNLLVLKNATNDNIANVLCKSPERLRDEPLRTVSPELLGCAHSDPRKQAMIGALLVGSAATLTALALIIYRCRRKIREVLKGGWGNSALGRKEREYQKTFSDEDYMARHQHSCNLGVHPAFSAYPHHNNHHSSIRPIPVTELXLEAPPPPPRGRGASQQQFQQLQVPTSTALNNGTNGCPPTFLQLSQDHLMMQQHQQAQPQQHAVLKSNNSNTMPHQNHYSQPQLILNNRTNNNLNYGKHHTIGSDNYIHQNSHYSLPLERDCEPPSPALTPPPPALPMRNGSINNSNTAGRRSLTSRHYH; from the coding sequence ATGAACGAGCTAAATTGGATTTATCGGACGAGACACATTGTTTATTCGCTTTCCATTGTCCTGATACTATTGGCTGTAATTGGACGAACAACAGGTCTAGCCAATTGTCCGATTGGTTGTAAATGTGATGATGAAACTTTGGTGGTAAAATGCGGAGAAGGACATTTAGATGTACTTCCGATTGCCTTGAATCCGTCGATTCAAAGGCTAGTCATAAAgaacaataaaattaaaacaattgATTCATCGATTCAGTTCTATGCGGAATTGACTTTCCTGGATCTGAGCTACAACCACCTGATGAACATCCCCCAGCGGACGTTCGCGTATCAGAGGAAACTTCAAGAGCTCCATCTGAACCATAACAAATTAGGAGCTATCAATAATTTCACATTCATGGGATTGCAATCACTGACGGTCCTGAACTTGAGGGGGAACTATTTGGACGAACTAGAACGAGGCGTTTTCTCGCAACTGACAAAGCTTGAGGAGTTGAATCTTGGGGCGAATCGGATAAGCAAGATAGACCCTACTGCCTTCAATGGACTCGTTAATCTACGAGTGTTGTACTTGGATGACAACACCTTAACGAGCATTCCGACCCCTACGTTCCAAGCTATGCCCAGTCTGGCCGAGCTCTTCCTCGGAAGCAACTCATTCCAGACAATTCAAAAGGAGGCGTTCGTCGACCTGAAAGGATTGAGCCGGCTTGACCTGAAGACAGCCGGTCTTTACAATATTTCACATGAATCCTTGAAGGGATTAGAAGGATTACGCATTTTAGACTTATCGGACAATCGATTGAACCGAATTCCGACTGTGGAGTTGAGTACGTTAACTCGACTGGAGGAGTTAACTCTTGGTCAAAATGTGTTTGAGGTAGTGCCAGAAGGTGCCTTTGTTGGTTTGACCAGTCTCAAAAAATTGGATATTAGCGGTGGACtgaatttgaagaggatcgAAAGTGGAGCTTTTGGTACGAATACAAACCTAGAAACGCTTATTATCGCATCAAACAAGATTCTGACGGAGGTTCAAGAGGGTGCATTGAGTGGCTTACCGCATTTGAAACATGTTACCCTTAGAGACAATGCATTAGCTACGTTGCAAGAAGGACTGTTTCAGTGGAATGATCTTCACACTTTGGACTTGTCAGAGAACGACATATCCTGCGACTGTAGGATACTATGGCTGAGGAACCTGCTAGTTTTGAAGAACGCAACGAATGATAATATCGCCAATGTGCTGTGTAAATCACCAGAAAGGCTGCGTGATGAACCTCTACGAACGGTCAGTCCTGAACTCCTAGGATGCGCACATAGCGATCCCCGGAAACAAGCCATGATTGGAGCTCTCCTTGTAGGATCAGCAGCAACACTCACTGCCCTAGCTCTGATAATATATCGATGTCGCCGAAAAATCCGTGAAGTGCTCAAAGGTGGATGGGGAAACAGCGCGTTGGGTCGCAAAGAGCGCGAATACCAGAAGACTTTTTCCGATGAAGACTACATGGCCCGGCATCAGCATTCTTGCAATTTAGGTGTCCATCCGGCGTTTTCTGCCTACCCCCACCACAACAACCACCACTCATCAATACGACCAATACCGGTGACGGAACTATAGCTAGAAGCGCCACCACCTCCTCCACGGGGGAGGGGTGCCTCGCAGCAGCAATTTCAGCAACTCCAAGTACCAACTTCGACTGCATTAAATAACGGTACTAACGGTTGCCCGCCAACATTCCTACAGCTAAGTCAAGATCATCTGATGATGCAGCAGCACCAACAAGCACAACCCCAGCAACATGCAGTGCTCAAATCGAACAATTCGAACACGATGCCTCACCAAAATCACTACAGCCAACCCCAGTTGATCCTTAATAATCGCACGAATAACAATTTGAACTACGGCAAGCATCACACCATCGGCAGCGATAACTACATTCACCAGAACAGTCACTATTCGCTACCCTTGGAACGGGACTGTGAACCACCCTCGCCTGCCCTTACACCCCCTCCTCCTGCGCTACCCATGCGAAACGGTAGCATAAATAATAGCAATACAGCCGGTCGAAGGTCACTAACATCGCGGCATTATCATTGA